A stretch of Brassica napus cultivar Da-Ae chromosome C6, Da-Ae, whole genome shotgun sequence DNA encodes these proteins:
- the LOC106383616 gene encoding germin-like protein subfamily T member 3: MVTYLHHNSLAITTFIYRVSVLFALCITLFTNPALSGYNNPLQDFCVADLQATPSNTGYPCKSQVTSEDFFYSGLSTPLNTSNPKGVAANRANLMTFPGLNTMGISMYNVAVAAGVANPPHSHPGVTEAGVVVEGLVLIGFLTNNYTLYSKVAGPGDMFVIPPGLIHYEMNVGKTEARLLTVVASEWPSEVLVPHTLFLAKPAIPDFVLKKIFKTDGKTINMLRTKLAN; this comes from the coding sequence ATGGTGACTTATCTTCATCATAACTCCCTAGCAATAACTACTTTTATCTATAGAGTTTCAGTCCTCTTTGCACTCTGCATCACTCTCTTCACCAACCCAGCCCTCTCCGGCTACAATAACCCCTTACAAGACTTCTGTGTAGCTGACCTCCAAGCTACCCCATCCAACACTGGCTACCCATGCAAGTCACAAGTCACCTCTGAAGACTTCTTCTACTCCGGCTTAAGCACTCCGCTAAACACTTCAAACCCTAAAGGTGTAGCCGCTAATAGAGCAAACCTCATGACGTTTCCAGGATTAAACACGATGGGAATATCAATGTACAACGTTGCAGTGGCCGCAGGAGTAGCTAACCCGCCTCACTCCCACCCTGGTGTGACCGAGGCAGGGGTCGTGGTCGAAGGCTTGGTCTTGATTGGGTTCTTGACGAATAACTACACGTTGTACTCGAAGGTTGCTGGTCCTGGTGACATGTTTGTGATTCCTCCGGGGCTCATACACTACGAGATGAACGTTGGGAAAACGGAAGCTCGGCTTTTGACTGTGGTGGCTAGTGAGTGGCCTAGCGAGGTGCTTGTGCCGCACACTTTGTTTCTTGCGAAACCAGCGATTCCAGACTTTGTTTTGAAGAAGATTTTCAAGACTGATGGTAAAACAATCAACATGCTCAGGACTAAGTTAGCTAATTAA
- the LOC106387243 gene encoding hydroxyproline O-galactosyltransferase GALT5, with the protein MKKPKSSKAEKIDKLDLFSSLWKQRPFRVIIAIGCLYLLMVTVEIPLVFKSWSSTSSSASIDSLSRLEKLETEQQEPQFETIPNPPSSKPTLNRTVREHHRGLLSSLRFDSETFDPSSKDGSVELHKSAKEAWQLGRKLWKELESGRLEKSVEKPEKNKSDTCPHSVSLTGSEFMTRENQLMELPCGLTLGSHVTLVGRPRKGHPKEGDGSKLVSQFVIELQGLKTVDGEDPPRILHFNPRLKGDWSRKPVIEQNTCYRMQWGSSQRCEGWRSRDEEETVDSHVKCEKWIRDDDNYSEGSRARWWLNRLIGRRKRVKVEWPFPFVEEKLFVLTLSAGLEGYHINVDGQHVTSFPYRTGFTLEDATGLTVNGDIDVHSVVVASLPTSHPSFAPQRHLELSKRWQAPLVPDGPVELFIGILSAGNHFGERMAVRKSWMQHVLITSSKVVARFFVALHGRKEVNVELKKEAEYFGDIVLVPYMDSYDLVVLKTVAICEHGALAYSAKYIMKCDDDTFVKLGAVINEVKKVPEGRSLYIGNMNYYHKPLRGGKWAVTYEEWPEEDYPPYANGPGYVLSSDIARFIVEEFERHRLRLFKMEDVSVGMWVEHFKNTSNPVDYRHSLRFCQFGCVENYYTAHYQSPRQMICLWDKLLRQNKPECCNMR; encoded by the exons ATGAAGAAACCCAAATCATCAAAAGCCGAAAAAATCGACAAACTCGATCTCTTCTCGTCACTATGGAAGCAGAGACCTTTCCGTGTAATCATAGCGATAGGGTGTCTCTATCTCCTAATGGTCACCGTCGAGATACCTCTCGTGTTCAAATCCTGGTCCTCCACCAGCAGCTCCGCCTCCATCGATTCTCTCTCACGGCTCGAGAAGCTCGAAACAGAGCAGCAAGAGCCCCAATTCGAAACAATCCCTAACCCACCATCGTCTAAACCGACCCTGAACCGGACGGTACGCGAACATCACCGAGGCCTTCTCTCAAGCCTTCGATTCGATTCGGAAACGTTCGACCCGAGTAGCAAAGACGGGTCAGTGGAGCTTCACAAGTCGGCTAAGGAGGCGTGGCAGCTAGGTAGGAAGCTGTGGAAGGAGCTCGAGTCAGGGAGGCTTGAGAAGTCTGTGGAGAAGCCTGAGAAGAACAAATCCGACACGTGTCCACACTCTGTTTCGTTAACCGGGTCGGAGTTTATGACCCGGGAGAATCAGCTGATGGAGCTCCCCTGTGGTTTGACGTTGGGGTCGCATGTGACTTTGGTGGGTAGGCCGAGGAAAGGTCATCCCAAGGAAGGTGATGGGTCTAAGTTGGTTTCTCAGTTTGTGATTGAGCTTCAAGGTTTGAAGACCGTTGATGGAGAGGATCCTCCTCGGATCTTGCATTTTAACCCGAGGCTGAAAGGAGATTGGAGCCGTAAGCCGGTGATTGAGCAGAACACTTGTTATAGAATGCAGTGGGGATCTTCGCAACGGTGTGAAGGATGGAGGTCAAGAGATGAAGAGGAGACTG TTGATAGTCATGTGAAGTGTGAGAAGTGGATCCGTGATGATGATAACTACTCAGAAGGGTCGAGAGCGAGATGGTGGTTGAATAGACTTATAGGAAGGAGGAAGAGGGTCAAAGTAGAATGGCCGTTCCCTTTTGTGGAAGAGAAGCTCTTTGTTCTCACTCTTAGCGCTGGTTTAGAAGGTTACCATATCAATGTTGATGGACAGCATGTTACATCATTCCCTTATCGCACG GGTTTCACACTAGAGGATGCAACGGGGCTTACCGTGAACGGAGACATTGATGTCCACTCTGTTGTTGTTGCCTCTCTGCCAACATCACATCCCAGCTTTGCTCCCCAAAGGCACCTCGAGTTGTCAAAGAGATGGCAGGCGCCTTTGGTTCCCGATGGGCCTGTGGAGCTTTTTATTGGCATTCTTTCTGCAGGCAATCATTTCGGAGAAAGGATGGCTGTGAGGAAGTCGTGGATGCAGCATGTTCTTATTACATCTTCAAAAGTTGTTGCTCGTTTCTTTGTGGCACTC CATGGGAGGAAGGAGGTGAATGTGGAACTGAAGAAAGAAGCAGAGTACTTTGGGGACATTGTACTTGTTCCTTACATGGATAGCTATGATCTTGTCGTGCTGAAAACTGTTGCCATATGTGAACACGGA GCTCTTGCATACTCTGCAAAGTACATAATGAAGTGTGACGATGATACATTTGTAAAACTTGGCGCAGTGATCAACGAGGTAAAGAAAGTACCCGAAGGTAGAAGTTTGTACATTGGTAACATGAACTATTACCACAAACCTCTCCGTGGAGGTAAATGGGCAGTCACATACGAG GAATGGCCAGAGGAGGACTATCCGCCCTATGCAAATGGACCTGGATATGTTCTGTCTTCTGACATTGCACGCTTCATCGTGGAAGAGTTTGAGAGACACAGATTACGG ctgttcaagatggaggaTGTGAGTGTGGGAATGTGGGTGGAGCATTTCAAAAACACATCAAACCCAGTGGACTACAGACACAGTCTCAGATTTTGTCAGTTTGGTTGTGTTGAGAACTACTACACAGCTCATTACCAGTCGCCTAGACAGATGATATGCTTATGGGACAAGCTCTTAAGACAGAACAAGCCAGAGTGTTGTAACATGAGATGA
- the BNAC06G22780D gene encoding uncharacterized protein BNAC06G22780D has product MEILRSKWVAMAASIWIQCTSGASYTFGIYSAALKSTQSYDQSTLDTVSVFKDIGANAGVFSGLLYTYVTSNRRRGRGGNGGPWVVLAIGAIQCFAGYFLMWASVTGLIRKPPVPLMCLFMFIASQSQTFFNTANVVSAVENFADYGGTAVGIMKGFLGLSGAILIQLYETLCGGDPASFILLLAVTPTVLSLLAMPLVRIYETSTADDKKHLNGLSAVSLIIAAYLMILIIVKNTFGLSSVANVVTLVCLVLLLALPLLIATRARRDRMEKTALPDKSPLITSPKAATSVNQSSVGDSQAEAGLSENLNLLQAMKSLSFWLLFLAMICGMGSGLSTINNIRQIGESLRYSSVEINSLVSLWSIWNFLGRFGAGYASDAMLHKKGWPRPWLMAATLGTMTIGHLIIASGFQGNLYVGSVIVGVCYGSQWSLMPTITSELFGVRHMGTIFNTISIASPIGSYVFSVRLIGYIYDKTASGVGNKCFGSHCFRLSFVIMASVAFFGFLVAIVLFFRTKTLYRQILVKRLHRR; this is encoded by the exons ATGGAGATCCTGAGGTCAAAATGGGTAGCCATGGCGGCTAGTATCTGGATACAGTGCACAAGCGGCGCTTCCTACACATTCGGAATCTACTCCGCCGCTCTAAAATCGACCCAATCCTACGATCAATCCACCCTCGACACCGTCTCCGTCTTCAAAGACATCGGAGCTAACGCCGGAGTTTTCTCCGGGCTTCTGTACACATACGTCACCTCCAATCGCCGCCGCGGACGTGGAGGCAACGGAGGTCCTTGGGTGGTGCTTGCTATAGGAGCGATACAGTGCTTCGCCGGTTACTTTCTCATGTGGGCTTCCGTTACTGGGCTTATCAGGAAGCCCCCTGTGCCGCTGATGTGCCTGTTTATGTTCATAGCTTCTCAATCGCAAACGTTCTTTAACACGGCTAATGTTGTGAGTGCCGTGGAGAATTTCGCTGACTATGGTGGTACAGCCGTTGGCATCATGAAG GGTTTTCTCGGTCTAAGCGGAGCGATACTGATTCAACTGTACGAGACTCTGTGCGGTGGAGATCCGGCGAGTTTCATTCTTTTGCTGGCTGTAACACCAACAGTTCTCTCCCTCTTGGCCATGCCTTTGGTCAGGATCTATGAGACGAGTACTGCTGATGATAAAAAGCATCTAAATGGTCTTTCAGCTGTATCTCTTATCATTGCAGCTTATCTTATGATTTTGATCATTGTTAAGAACACTTTTGGTTTGTCGTCAGTGGCTAATGTTGTCACACTTGTATGTCTCGTCCTTCTCCTTGCCTTGCCTCTACTTATTGCGACAAGAGCACGTCGTGACCGCATGGAGAAAACAGCGTTGCCTGATAAATCCCCTCTTATAACCAGTCCAAAAGCAGCAACTTCTGTGAACCAAAGCTCTGTAGGCGACAGTCAAGCAGAAGCTGGTCTGAGCGAGAACCTGAATCTTCTGCAAGCTATGAAAAGCCTAAGCTTCTGGTTGTTGTTTCTCGCCATGATTTGTGGAATGGGGTCTGGACTTTCAACAATAAACAACATCCGACAAATAGGCGAGTCTTTACGGTACTCATCCGTTGAGATAAACTCACTGGTCTCCTTGTGGAGTATATGGAACTTTCTTGGTAGATTTGGAGCCGGTTACGCCTCAGATGCAATGCTTCACAAGAAAGGATGGCCTCGTCCATGGCTAATGGCTGCAACTCTTGGAACGATGACCATAGGCCATCTTATCATAGCCTCTGGTTTTCAAGGGAACCTTTATGTAGGTTCTGTTATAGTTGGCGTTTGTTATGGTTCACAGTGGTCCCTGATGCCTACAATCACCTCTGAGCTATTCGGAGTTCGCCACATGGGAACAATCTTCAACACCATATCCATCGCCAGTCCCATAGGTTCTTACGTCTTCTCTGTAAGATTGATCGGTTATATCTACGACAAGACTGCTTCTGGGGTAGGGAACAAATGTTTTGGCTCTCACTGCTTCAGACTGTCCTTTGTTATAATGGCGTCTGTCGCGTTCTTTGGGTTTCTTGTTGCTATAGTACTCTTCTTTCGAACAAAGACGCTCTATCGACAGATCCTTGTGAAGAGGCTGCATCGTCGATAG
- the LOC106387238 gene encoding pentatricopeptide repeat-containing protein At1g74750-like, protein MIRAKQISNLSSTARSFFLGGTRSGAADGNSCTSADDESSVLRRQQNRNEAVLTGKRASTLAAGLAGNLLPVEAKAEHFHRPSLLPQHASSPVLPVKPDSVNHVSVVIEEDAVAPIGIGTVNFLSDIANYKIPLSDGAEAVGLSKSCMAADSSRPITSVKSSNVKVIRREDLSKDYPKEAERSGLRQASNDVAGKPYEPQDLQTTTNVSGKRKSMPQRANVDSGGCDFNNVHSSDDRIMKFPAEGFSKPSREMMRVTTPRQQQHCNSGYVVENVSNILRRFKWGPAAEEALHNVGLRVDAYQANQVLKQMDNYTNALGFFYWLKRQPGFKHDGHTYTTMVGNLGRAKQFGEINKLLNEMVRDGCQPNTVTYNRLIHSYGRANYLREAMNVFNQMQEAGCEPDRVTYCTLIDIHAKAGFLDIAMDMYQRMQAAGLSPDTFTYSVIINCLGKAGHLPAAHRLFCEMVGQGCTPNLVTFNIMIALHAKARNYQSALKLYRDMKGAGFQPDKVTYSIVMEVLGHCGYLEEAEAVFTEMQRKNWVPDEPVYGLLVDLWGKAGNVDKAWQWYQAMLHAGLRPNVPTCNSLLSTFLRVHRLSEAYNLLQSMLALGLQSSLQTYTLLLSCCTDARSKFDLGFCGQLMAVSGHPAHMFLLKMPPAGTDGQNVREHVSNFLDYMHSEDRESKRGLMDAVVDFLHKSGLKEEAGSVWEVAAFKNVYPDALREKSCSYWLINLHVMSEGTAVTALSRTLAWFRKQMLVSGECPSRIDIVTGWGRRSRVTGTSMVRQAVEELLNMFNFPFFTENGNSGCFVGCGEPLKKWLLESSYVERMHLL, encoded by the coding sequence ATGATTCGTGCCAAGCAGATTAGTAATCTTTCCAGTACAGCGAGATCCTTTTTCCTTGGTGGAACAAGATCTGGTGCAGCTGATGGGAACTCTTGTACATCCGCCGACGATGAAAGCTCCGTCTTGAGACGCCAGCAAAACAGAAATGAAGCTGTACTGACTGGGAAAAGAGCTTCGACTTTAGCAGCTGGACTAGCGGGGAATCTATTACCAGTAGAGGCAAAGGCTGAACATTTCCACCGACCATCTCTTCTTCCCCAGCATGCTTCTTCTCCTGTTTTGCCTGTGAAACCAGATTCTGTAAATCATGTTTCCGTTGTCATTGAAGAAGACGCGGTGGCACCTATTGGTATTGGAACTGTGAACTTCCTGTCGGATATAGCAAACTATAAGATCCCTTTATCAGATGGAGCTGAAGCCGTTGGTTTGTCTAAAAGCTGTATGGCTGCTGACTCTTCTCGGCCTATTACAAGTGTGAAGTCTTCAAATGTGAAAGTCATCAGAAGAGAGGATCTCTCTAAAGACTACCCTAAGGAAGCTGAAAGATCTGGCTTAAGGCAAGCTTCAAATGATGTGGCAGGGAAGCCTTATGAACCTCAGGATTTACAGACAACAACTAATGTCTCTGGAAAGAGGAAAAGCATGCCGCAAAGAGCCAACGTTGATTCTGGTGGTTGTGACTTTAACAACGTGCATTCTTCTGATGACAGGATCATGAAATTTCCAGCTGAAGGTTTCAGTAAACCCTCAAGGGAAATGATGAGAGTGACAACACCTAGGCAGCAGCAGCATTGCAACTCTGGATACGTTGTAGAGAATGTTTCTAACATATTGCGGAGATTCAAATGGGGACCTGCTGCTGAAGAGGCCCTTCACAATGTTGGCTTGAGGGTGGATGCATACCAAGCAAACCAAGTTCTCAAGCAGATGGATAATTATACTAATGCGCTTGGTTTCTTCTATTGGCTCAAAAGACAACCCGGGTTTAAGCATGATGGCCATACTTACACCACAATGGTAGGCAACCTCGGTCGTGCAAAGCAGTTCGGTGAGATAAACAAGCTTCTCAATGAGATGGTTAGAGATGGATGTCAGCCAAATACCGTTACATATAACCGTCTTATCCACAGCTACGGCCGTGCGAATTACCTCAGAGAAGCTATGAATGTTTTCAACCAAATGCAAGAGGCTGGATGTGAGCCTGACCGTGTAACTTACTGTACTCTTATTGACATCCATGCTAAAGCTGGTTTTCTCGACATTGCCATGGACATGTATCAGAGAATGCAAGCGGCGGGGCTCTCTCCTGATACTTTCACTTACAGTGTGATAATAAACTGTCTTGGGAAGGCTGGGCATTTACCTGCTGCACATAGGCTCTTCTGTGAGATGGTTGGTCAAGGCTGTACTCCTAACTTGGTGACGTTCAACATCATGATAGCTTTGCACGCCAAGGCGAGGAACTATCAGAGTGCGTTGAAGCTCTACCGAGACATGAAAGGTGCCGGGTTTCAGCCTGATAAAGTGACTTACAGTATTGTCATGGAGGTGCTTGGGCACTGTGGGTATCTAGAGGAAGCAGAGGCTGTATTCACCGAGATGCAGCGTAAGAACTGGGTTCCTGATGAGCCGGTTTACGGtcttttggtggacttgtgGGGAAAAGCTGGCAATGTGGACAAGGCTTGGCAGTGGTATCAAGCAATGCTTCACGCTGGTCTGAGACCTAATGTTCCTACATGCAATTCCCTTCTCAGTACTTTCCTTAGGGTCCACAGGCTgtctgaagcctataatttatTGCAGAGCATGCTTGCGCTTGGTCTACAGTCTTCTCTGCAGACATACACCTTGCTCTTGAGCTGTTGCACAGATGCTAGGTCAAAGTTTGACTTGGGATTCTGCGGCCAGCTAATGGCGGTCTCAGGCCATCCGGCACACATGTTTCTCCTCAAGATGCCACCTGCAGGTACAGATGGCCAAAACGTTCGTGAACATGTCAGCAACTTCCTTGATTACATGCACAGCGAGGACAGAGAAAGTAAGAGAGGGCTCATGGATGCAGTAGTGGATTTTCTGCACAAGTCGGGTCTAAAAGAAGAGGCAGGCTCGGTCTGGGAAGTGGCTGCGTTCAAGAACGTGTATCCAGACGCGTTGAGGGAGAAAAGCTGTAGCTATTGGCTTATAAATCTCCATGTAATGTCGGAAGGAACTGCAGTGACTGCACTGTCTAGGACACTTGCGTGGTTCCGTAAGCAGATGTTGGTTTCAGGAGAATGTCCTTCAAGGATTGATATAGTAACTGgttggggaagaagaagcaggGTAACAGGGACTTCAATGGTGAGACAAGCAGTTGAGGAACTGCTCAACATGTTCAACTTCCCGTTTTTCACTGAGAATGGGAACTCAGGCTGTTTTGTTGGGTGCGGAGAGCCTCTCAAGAAATGGTTGCTTGAATCATCTTATGTTGAGAGGATGCATTTGCTCTGA
- the LOC106383615 gene encoding protein QUIRKY-like, which produces MNTTPFQSDPPPSRMQRKLVVEVVEARNLLPKDGQGSSSAYVVVDFDAQKKRTSTKFRDLNPIWNEMLDFAVNDPQNMDYDELDIEVYNDKRFGNGGGRKNHFLGRVKIYGSQFSRRGDEGLVYFPLEKKSVFSWIRGEIGLKIYYYDEVADETMDIGGHHQQQPPPPQPQEADEQFIPPPPQQMHNLPPEKPSFESAQSHSYQEPQQPPVVIVEESPPQEVMQGPSDNHPPRPPSPPHEVHRYPPEVRKMQVGRPPGGDRIRVAAAKRPNGDFSPRVINSKIGGASEATMDKKTHHPYNLVEPMQYLFVRIVKARGLPPNESAYVKVRTSNHFVRSKPAVNRPGEPTDSPEWNQVFALGHNRTDSAASGATLEISAWDASSESFLGGVCFDLSEVPVRDPPDSPLAPQWYRLEGSAADQNSGRVSGDIQLSVWIGTQVDEAFPEAWSSDAPHVAHTRSKVYQSPKLWYLRVTVLEAQDLHIAPNLPPLTAPEVRVKAQLGFQSARTRRGSMNNHSGSFHWHEDMIFVAGEPLEDCLMLMVEDRTSKEPMVLGHAMIPVSSIEQRIDERFVPSKWHALEGEGGGGGGGGGPYCGRISLRLCLEGGYHVLEEAAHVCSDFRPTAKQLWKPPIGVLELGILGARGLLPMKAKNGGKGSTDAYCVAKYGKKWVRTRTITDSFDPRWHEQYTWQVYDPCTVLTVGVFDNWRMFSDVSDDRPDTRIGKIRIRVSTLESNKVYTNSYPLLVLLPSGLKKMGEIEVAVRFACPSLLPDVCSAYGQPLLPRMHYIRPLGVAQQDALRGAATKMVAAWLARAEPPLGPEVVRYMLDADSHSWSMRKSKANWYRIVGVLAWAVGLAKWLDNIRRWRNPVTTVLVHILYLVLVWYPDLVVPTAFLYVVMIGVWYYRFRPKIPAGMDIRLSQAETVDPDELDEEFDTIPSSRRPEVIRARYDRLRILAVRVQTILGDFAAQGERIQALVSWRDPRATKLFITICLVITIVLYVVPAKMVAVALGFYYLRHPMFRDTMPTATLSFFRRLPSLSDRLI; this is translated from the coding sequence ATGAACACGACGCCGTTTCAATCAGATCCTCCCCCATCGAGGATGCAGCGAAAACTCGTCGTCGAAGTAGTCGAAGCCCGCAACCTCCTCCCGAAAGACGGCCAAGGAAGCTCAAGCGCCTACGTCGTCGTCGATTTCGACGCTCAGAAGAAACGAACCTCCACTAAGTTCCGCGACCTGAACCCTATCTGGAACGAGATGCTCGATTTCGCCGTCAACGACCCTCAGAACATGGACTACGACGAGCTCGACATCGAGGTCTACAACGACAAACGCTTCGGCAACGGCGGCGGCCGGAAAAACCATTTCCTCGGTAGGGTTAAGATCTACGGAAGCCAGTTCTCTAGACGCGGCGACGAAGGCCTTGTCTACTTCCCTCTGGAGAAGAAGAGCGTCTTCAGCTGGATTCGCGGCGAGATTGGGCTCAAGATTTATTACTACGACGAAGTCGCCGACGAAACCATGGACATCGGTGGCCACCACCAACAACAACCACCGCCGCCGCAACCGCAAGAAGCTGATGAACAGTTTATTCCTCCTCCGCCGCAGCAGATGCATAATCTACCTCCGGAGAAACCGTCTTTCGAGTCGGCGCAGAGTCATAGCTATCAAGAACCTCAGCAACCGCCGGTGGTTATCGTCGAGGAATCTCCGCCGCAGGAGGTAATGCAAGGTCCTAGCGATAACCATCCTCCGCGACCGCCGTCTCCGCCGCACGAGGTGCACCGTTATCCGCCGGAGGTGAGGAAGATGCAGGTGGGGAGACCTCCCGGCGGAGACAGAATCAGAGTCGCCGCGGCGAAACGGCCTAACGGAGATTTCTCGCCTAGGGTTATCAACAGCAAGATCGGAGGAGCCTCGGAAGCGACGATGGATAAGAAGACTCATCACCCTTACAACCTCGTCGAGCCAATGCAGTATCTCTTCGTCAGGATCGTGAAGGCGCGTGGACTACCGCCGAACGAGAGCGCGTACGTTAAAGTGCGGACGTCTAACCATTTCGTCAGGTCTAAACCGGCTGTTAACCGGCCTGGCGAACCAACGGATTCTCCGGAGTGGAATCAGGTTTTCGCGCTGGGACATAACCGAACAGACTCCGCCGCGTCCGGCGCGACTCTCGAAATCTCCGCGTGGGACGCTTCGTCGGAGAGTTTCCTCGGCGGCGTTTGTTTCGATCTCTCCGAGGTTCCGGTTCGCGACCCGCCGGATAGTCCGCTTGCTCCTCAGTGGTACCGCCTCGAAGGCTCAGCTGCCGATCAGAACTCCGGGAGAGTCTCCGGCGATATTCAGCTCTCTGTATGGATCGGCACTCAGGTAGACGAGGCTTTCCCGGAGGCGTGGAGCTCCGACGCTCCACACGTGGCGCACACTCGCTCCAAGGTGTACCAGTCGCCGAAGCTTTGGTACTTGAGAGTGACGGTTCTCGAGGCGCAGGATCTCCACATTGCTCCGAATCTTCCGCCGCTGACGGCGCCTGAGGTCCGTGTGAAAGCTCAGTTAGGGTTTCAGTCGGCGAGGACAAGACGAGGCTCGATGAATAATCACAGTGGCTCGTTTCATTGGCATGAAGATATGATCTTTGTCGCTGGAGAGCCGTTAGAAGACTGCTTGATGCTGATGGTTGAAGATAGGACGAGTAAAGAGCCAATGGTTCTAGGGCACGCGATGATCCCAGTGAGCTCCATTGAGCAGAGAATCGATGAGCGCTTTGTGCCGTCTAAATGGCATGCTTTGGAAGGagaaggtggtggtggtggtggtggtggaggaccTTACTGTGGAAGGATAAGCTTAAGACTGTGTCTTGAAGGTGGGTATCACGTGCTTGAAGAGGCGGCGCACGTGTGTAGCGACTTCCGTCCCACGGCTAAGCAGCTATGGAAACCACCGATCGGAGTACTTGAGCTGGGGATACTCGGAGCTCGTGGGTTGTTACCGATGAAGGCTAAAAACGGAGGGAAAGGCTCCACTGATGCGTACTGTGTAGCTAAGTACGGCAAGAAATGGGTTCGGACACGAACCATAACTGACAGTTTCGACCCGAGATGGCACGAGCAGTACACGTGGCAGGTTTACGATCCCTGCACTGTCCTAACCGTTGGGGTGTTCGACAACTGGAGAATGTTCTCAGACGTCTCCGATGATAGACCTGATACTCGGATAGGGAAGATACGGATACGAGTCTCGACGTTAGAGAGCAACAAAGTGTACACCAACTCGTATCCTCTACTGGTTCTGTTACCCAGCGGTCTGAAAAAGATGGGTGAAATCGAAGTGGCGGTCCGGTTTGCTTGCCCGTCGCTGCTACCTGATGTTTGCTCGGCGTACGGACAACCACTTCTACCTCGGATGCACTATATAAGACCTCTAGGTGTAGCACAACAAGATGCATTGAGAGGAGCGGCGACGAAAATGGTTGCAGCGTGGCTGGCTCGAGCAGAACCACCGTTGGGACCAGAGGTGGTTCGGTACATGTTGGATGCAGATTCACATTCGTGGAGCATGAGGAAGAGCAAAGCGAATTGGTATAGGATCGTTGGGGTTTTAGCTTGGGCGGTGGGTTTAGCTAAATGGTTAGATAATATCCGGCGGTGGAGGAATCCAGTGACGACGGTGCTAGTCCACATTCTATATCTGGTTCTTGTGTGGTACCCTGATTTGGTCGTCCCGACAGCGTTCTTGTATGTGGTTATGATCGGAGTTTGGTACTACCGGTTTAGACCCAAGATACCGGCTGGCATGGATATCCGGTTATCACAAGCCGAAACTGTTGATCCTGATGAGCTAGACGAAGAGTTCGACACCATACCAAGCTCAAGGCGACCGGAAGTGATCAGAGCTAGGTATGATCGGTTAAGGATATTAGCGGTGAGGGTTCAGACTATTCTAGGGGATTTTGCAGCGCAGGGGGAACGGATTCAAGCGTTGGTTAGCTGGAGAGATCCGAGAGCAACTAAGTTGTTCATAACAATATGTTTGGTGATCACGATAGTTCTGTATGTGGTTCCGGCGAAAATGGTGGCGGTGGCTCTTGGGTTTTACTATCTTAGGCATCCGATGTTTAGGGACACAATGCCTACGGCGACTCTCAGTTTTTTCCGGCGGTTGCCAAGCTTGTCTGATCGGCTCATCTAA